Genomic window (Bombyx mori chromosome 9, ASM3026992v2):
tgatcgaagaagCCGACGAAAGAAAgggatagtaattatttttgtattacgtggttttcttttatgtattgtaGTGTTGCTGTGTGCCGGCGGTCGCTGTTGGTATTGTGtgcgtaggtattttattttgtaatagactattagccttgaaataagtatcagatttatttaattaaataatatatttttttactaattagatatttcattttaaaaagtcttaataCCCTGACTTACGTTCCATTTTCGTTTCTATGAACTGTTTAGCTAGCTGTGTAGGGTGACTGTAATTTACTtagttttaactaaatttaaaaaaaaaattggtacatgaaaacaatcaaaatcgatccagattccgattctgaacaaattacttttagggtgtgcgttaattatgttacatgttgtataCTCAATAGTTAAAacaagagatattttttttgaatttataaCTACAAATGCTTAAACGTTGCCATTCTGTGTAGTTCCCAAATATGCTGTTATCTGTTACTCAATTAAGTGTAGAGGTTATCGAAGTGTatatattaattacttaaattgtaaaataaatatttttgtttttgaagtgaaaattcTTTAGACGTGTTGAGAGtgaaatttaactcgcgacagattcgttacggctagagagaaaagatacaatttaggaagagaaAATAGGTAGACAGCATTTCACGAACCACtgcttacgggcgtcggccactagatggcttgttattagtttctcactgctcctgtagatggcagtaacatgtgaactatctttatatttagtttagCAACACCTATTGAATGTCATATAAACTATTACATTGCAAGGCCATCGGTGTTATCAGTTTAGTTTCTGAAATATTTACAGAGCggtattttaaattatcacaaaaatattattaagtaaaaccTAAGGACTCGCTCGATAGTCATCGAATACCGGCAACAACTTCTTTTCAaactaatgttatttatttttctgaagtgaaacttcattaaaatatacctcgagacagattcgttacggctagaaaAAAGATTAAGACTAGAAAGAAGAGAAAGTAGACAGCGTCTCGCAAACCATTAGActgtggagagagggaaaggacaaagcgagctaggtcgtttctcttatacaaagccttccctattacaagataaatttgattaagtttgaaaaatgaagaaaactacaatgctacacaccgcaaaagaagtttcacttctttcatgtGCACCTTTTTTTATAACAGCATTTATGTTATTATAGTACATATCTGTAAACACTTAAAAACCGTGTTTGCGCTCAAGACGTTACCGACATGCCAAATGGAACcatatcataaaataataataataatattaattgattATATTAAGTTTAAGTTGATaggtaaaaataacaatacagtCATAGACTTTAAACCTTTGTGATATAAGAGATGTAAAAGTTTTGTATAATACGAGTATATTCACttgttatattttatcaataaaacatatttttttatattttatcaataaatcataactttaaatttttttttttttttttctacctacgctgatagccctaggggctatttcagcgtaaccctaactttagtaggtgagctcacggggctcaaatctgatgacgttgctaacacgaaccctagcaagagccgtgcttcgcagaatctaccaccggatcggaaacgcgacccactgagaagatccggcgagaaactcagtgggctgtgtctgagagttaatttactcgtcgagcccttcgtcgcaagcgacgggttcgacgagaacggtgaccggtgcttgaagtacctaaaagcaccgttagtggatcgggaggatccgagatgacacTTTATACAACTAATGAAGTTTTACTATAGAAAAGGTATATTCATACAACTGAAAAAATGCGACAAGAGTGACGGAACACATGCAACCCGATACCCTGTAGCATGACACTAAAGATGGGttctataattataaattaatattttaagattgGAATATTCCAAACAAACATCAATAGtgcattttgaagtcgtcgtggcctaaaggataagatgttccggtgcattcgtatctagcgatgcaccggtgttcgaaccccccaggcgggtactaatttttcaaaatacattatatggtatatgtatatataaattaaaacttcatGTTTATAACTTTCCTTCTTCTAAAAGCTGTTTTATTTCACTCTGACTTTCGTCTGCAGGAACAAATACTCACATTTATGCTAGGTTGTTTCTTGtacaataaatttcaaatagtaataaataaataaataaaattaattcattcattTACAAGCAGTATGTCTTCTTCAGTATTCGACCACTTTTCTCACATGTCAATAACTTGGGATTAATTTTCTTCTACATTTTCTTGTGATTGTAGTTTCTACATTTCCGTGGTGAATTTCATGATCTTTTGAGTATTCTCGATGGAAGTTCAACATTATGATCGATTTAACATTCTGCATtcttcattttctttttaaattattgcagATGAGCAGCTACGAAGTTACCAGTCTGGTATTGAGTGGTCACCGAACACTTTTGACGATATCATGaaagccgccatccaccttgaggaAGTAGTTTGATTTCTCCACTTGTAGTGCAACGGTTATCCGTCACTAAGCTGAAACGCAATTCCTTCGCGCAGATATAGGTGGAATAGGAAcctggtacctaaccgtgcgggtTCAAAATACGACCACTGATTAGCGAGTTGTTATACCATAGcttttaatgaaaaaagtttttatacaacaatcttatttttaattgattgaaCGGCTTCAATAAAGTCGGGGTTTGTCATTTCTGGAGATATCTCAAGACTGTTCCGAATCTTTTTCTGGTCTTCAACATTACACAAAGAAATCAAAGTCTGTATTAGGTTTTGAATTTTTGACAACAAACACTTTTCTTTACATGTATATAAAACTTTGAATAGAATAGAGAGCACTTTGTGGTCTGATGATAATTTCCAAATGCACCAACAATACCGTATCCAAGTCTCGAGacactgaaaataaattaatgatgaATATAACTATAGTCTGATGATGGCGGACCTGAAAATCCTTTTCGATTCATCGGTATCGATGACTGAAAATATAGACAAGAGAAACTGATGAGAAGAGAGTCAAAGTAGCCGGGGATCTTCTGACCAATAGCCGAACAAAAAAGACAAGGTCGTGATCAGGTAACAGGGATCTTTCCATTTAGTTCTTACACGTATGTCGTACTTTGAAATAAGAATTTAGCTTCATTAGAGAACTAGTagatactaattatattatattcgatTCCACTATACATATCATACAACGAAAAAAACAACTCAGGCAAAATATACCTacacaaaaaatacaataaattcgaAAGTCAAAGAGTACCATGAAAATGTTCTACCGTTTTGAGGAATAGAAACAAAACCGCCTGGTGTGTGGTTTCTCATACTTCTCAATGTAGATGCCATTATCAGTTTTAAGTCTGCGATTCGTAAGACCATTATCTTCGTATATCGAtagaatacataatatgtatataatataaattcttGGACAGAACACGCAtgtaattttctatttaaaaaagggATTAAAAAGTTGATTCGCGATTTAGAATATTTAGAAGACCAATCGCCAAAGTAAACTCGAAAAATACTCGATCCCAATCGTTGCTACTGTAAGAAAGCTAGAAATGGTTCGAACGGAAGAAGTtgggatgttttttttttattgcttaggtgggtggacgagctggtgttaagtggttactggagcccatagacatccacaacgtaaatgcgccacccatcttgagatataagttctaagatctcagtatagttacaacggctgccccgcccttcaaaccgaaacgcattactgcttcacggtagaaataggcagggtggtggtacccacccgcgcgaactcacaagaggtcctaccaccagtaaacttgtACTTCTAACAATGTGGGTTTTAGCATAGTGAGATTCAATCAATTAAAATACTtatcaaattaaattacaaaagtcAACAAATATTTTCCTTACCTCCAAAGTCTCCGACAGTAATATATCGGCAACAGCATCATTAGTACAAACATCAAGGTTATCTAttattatagacaaaaacatcTTTCTACTGACACAATTCACACCATGCATCTGTATAATGCATTTGGTAAACTTAAAACATTCCGCTTTCCTATAGAGATTCGATGTTATATACAATTCATCTAAAATTACTGCATATACGTCTTCTAGTTTCAGATactgaaataaaatgttattcaatttcattattattgcgTAGGTGGGAGAacgggctcacggcccacttaatgttaaatggctactggagccaatagacgtCACAACGTAAAGTCAACGTAGCGTCacccacccgccttgagacgaAGTCTCAATTGCTAACCCGTCCATCGACATGGAACACATgtctgctttgcggcagaaataggcagtaccaTTCAACCCGCACTCGTAGATGTGGAAACTGCCCGTGCGGGCTTAGAGTAtgccctactaccagtaaaagtcGGCTGGTACTGCATACACTGGTACAATTTcttcataacattttttctttttttcgggCCGAGGGCCGAAACTCCTACGAGGATCCGCGCATAAAGGacacgcggggtatgtggggtttgacgatctgctgatgttgggagcagaccgcgggtctaaggatatttttagggccTTACCGCACCAAACGACACAATGCAGGGGCATTCTCACACCCGACGTCGGGTCTCCTTCCGGGGCAGAACCCGGTCGGAGTAGggggggggttcccgcggtcaacactacaactagACTCGCAGCGCCACCCCAAGGACCTCGACCTCGAGTGAATTTAAATCGAGATAAATATTGATACTAAATACTCAAtcataattgaaataattttaaaatcgttttgtACGAAATAATATGATCGTACCAAAACaacattctattctattctattctatcagcccatggacatccactgctgggcataggcctcccccaaacctcgccacaaagaccggtcctgcgctgcctgcatccagcggatctcCGCTAACCTCAATAggtccaccttgtgggaggcctacccatgCTATTAATATAACAACATATTAATAGTATCCATTTATTTTAGGTTCCTAATTCATTTCGTCTTCACGAATGTTCTCTTTCCTTATTTATGttagaaaaatatttgaaaaaaggtACCTGTGGGTCAGAAGGCAGAACTTGTAGTAATTGTAAGAGGCATTCAAAGATGagttttgtaatttcaatattcTTCTcagttgttaattttttaaggCTACAATATATTACTTCATAATAATTTCCTTGCATAAAATGTTCTGTtgtctgaaaataaataaatacgatatTCCGGAAGCCGAAATTGTAATGATAGAATTCCTGAACATAAACCCTATGCTTAGATTGAATAATTATTccttaatatattaatgtataattaattatacctTAATTCGCCCCATGTGATGggttaaaaaaatcaatgttttgCTTAAATTGATTGCTTAATATGAGAATATgcaggtaaaaaaataattacttttaagtCATTATAAAGATTACAGATTACATTTTACAACAGTTAGAAGATGCAGAATGTTTGGAGCATTTTAGACACCAATTTGGATGTACTGTATACCTCCTTAGGGAACTGCTTTCTAATCATATTgcaacaattaaaaaatgttcataGCAATTTTTAAATTTCCCTAATTCTCTCCTCAGAATGAAATCTATCAATTTTCAGTTTTGGTTACAGTAAGGTAATGAAaatcttatttattaaattcaactTGGTAATTATAGAGGCATAATTTCCATTATTCTATAGAAAATTTCCCATGAATTCTTGCATAAAGTAAATGATCTCAGTACATTAGTATATACTATATGGCTATATAGCCAGAATTAAGCTgtctttaaattacatttatgaatATTGCTGATACAGGAATTGTATTGAATATATTTTGTCTAAAAAGCAATATCCTACTAAGAGATCTTGTGACATGTAGAAgattttacattacattatataATTACAGCAAACTGATTATAATATACTTACCAAACACCTCAATGTTGCTGAACAGCACCGTAATCCCTTCAGTTTATTGCTTTCTAAATAATCATccattaatattaaagataatggTAATACTGTACTCGGATTAACATCAACATCATATTCCTAAAATATGAATactttaatttacatttatatcTTCATTGGCATactcaataaaacaaatacaataaagAGATTTTTGAATTGATATACTTACCTTTACTTTTTCTACTAATGAAGAATAAACTTCTACAAGGCTTGGATACTTCTTTAGACTGTCTACAGTTATTTTTTCATGTAGAATTTTAATGCATACATTGAAAATATCTTTcttatcaaaaatatttatatacaagattTGATTTAATGGGAaaccatataaaatttcaaaagaTTTATCTAAAGGCTTTATGTACTCCTTGCATTCTTCAGTATTCCAATTACCAGTACTTTTTATTTCttcatataatattatgatattacTCAATATTGTAGAGCTAACAGGACATTCTCTGAGATCTATatcattcaataaaatatttagtttatcCAGATTGTCTCTTAGATTTTTAAGTCTAATTTCATATTCAATGGGATTTTCTGTTTCATCTATTCCTTTAGAAAGTTTTGGTAACAAGCACTTATGAATCTGATTGATTAAGTTTGTGTTTTTATCCATATTTACCAGAAAACTTTGGAAACTGGAAACAGTGGGTGGAATCTcccatacatattttttttatatgggaTGAGATCCGAAGTTGTGACACAACACAGTGTTACCGAGCTAATTGGTTTAACAGAGTCatagtaatttttatcaatacgtgaacattgaatttgaaaacaaaCCGTACGTTctctttacttatttttattaataatatagttttcttTGCATTTCTGTAATGCTACTACTACTCCTGCGTCTTAACGCGTTAATTAGTGCGCTAAATTGGCATTACGCACCTAGCTatagaaaaatgtaaatttccTTATGGCAACACTAAACAAAATGCCGGTTAAgctttgttgtttttgtttgttttgtcgtTTATTCATTTGGTTTTGATGAATAACACATtgagttatttaaaaaactaaatggcattttaattttttaatatcgcTTATAAGTTCACGTTGATATTTTTCGAGAAAAGACTTTGTTCACAAAATGATTTtgtaacgtgttttttttttcgtgttaattttaatatttgctgTTAAGAAATTTACTCCTCCTGTTTGgtcttgtttttgtttgtaaattgtAAGTTATTGTTGTTGAGAAACTGACTCCTgtgttgtttaaattttttgcgcCTTTTGCAAACTTTTTAACATGCCTGATACTCATCGTACTTGTGAAGTTTGTGGTATCAAAGAAAGACATCTTACTGAAAAACGGTTTTTCGCAAGGTTTCCTCTGGATGTCAATAGGTGAGTAAGTGAACTCCTTATTTGAATTTCTTTAGTAGATGGGTTGAAAGGGGTATGGAAGTATCGTCATTTTTAGAATCTTGAAACTTATTATTTAGGCTGTTgattagatataaataaatatgacaaaGTTTGTATGGAAATTCGTAATTTTTTAATCTAGAACCTTGAAACTTTTTGATGATGATTGATTTTTTTGCTTCTAGTCagatatatgtaaataataatgtaattttaagtttttaaatctTCACCCTCGAGGGGGTAAAATAACAATAAGAAATAGGGGATAAAAGTATGCAAGGTATTGTGGGCACagctattaaaaaatacttcAGTAAATAATAGAtacttaaatttgaaaaatgtatatattttagtttataacaagacctattttaatttagtaGTAAAACTAACGCTCATTTTGAATTTTAGATGTAAACAATGGGTAAAGATGGTTGGCAAAGAAGATCTGGCTTATCTTCAAGTACATATGCTACATGATTTAAAACATGTTTGTGAAGCACATTTCTCAAGACGAGACTTTACAAAATCAAAGAAGCGCTTAAAAAAACGAGCTGTACCCAAACTGAACTTGACACTGCCACCATTGAGAGATGAAATTCTTCTTCAATTTTTGCAACTCAACTCGCAAGGTAATTGGGTACATATTTTCcattttgtacattttttacaggattgaaattttttttgtgtataaaaATTTATACTATGTAAAAATTTGTGTTAGCTCAGTTGGTACCTAAAATGCTCACTTCTCGCACATATGTCTACTGCATGGACCAAAGATAGTTTCTAAGTCCATTTATATCTAGACCACACTTTGAAATTCAACATGCTCTTGAGTGTAGAATAAttcaaagtaaattaaaaaatgtatgtttttataTCAGCGGATGTCACCCCACAAGGCCAGTTCGAGGTTCAGGCCGTTCCTAGTGCTTTGATGCCAGCATCCTCAAGTCAGCCTAGCGGTCTAGAGAAAAGTGAGAATCAggattgtttaaatttatatcagcaagaaaagaaatactaaattttaatcttaatagacatgtgtaataatttaaaataattaatttaattttcagctGATGTCACCCCACAAGGCCAGTTTGAGGTTCAGGCTGTTCCTTGTACTTCAATGCCAACATCCTCAAGTCAGTCTAGCAGTCTAGAGAAAAGTAAGAATCGATTTCATGAAAGCAATTCTAAATTTTAGTTGTAACGAAGATCTGTAAAAATAGTTCAAAattcctactaatattataaatgcgaaagtaactTGTCTGTCTATTACACTTTCACGTCTAAGCCACTGAACccattttgatgaaatttggcACAGACAATTTGTAGACAGAGAAAGGACACAAAATACTATTATCAAGTGATAGTACAGGGACATGCGATATAACCGAATCCCATGCGGGAGAAGCCACAGCCGAAAGtctagtttaaataaatgaatataattttttcagcGTATGGTTCTGGTTGTGTTTATttaacaactagcgacccgccctcgcttcgcttaggaAACTGTcattaattattgatttctccactatttaatggatgttattatacatataaactttcctcttcaatcactctatctattaaaaaaaaccgcatcaaaatccgttgcgtagttttaaagatttaagcatacataaggacagacagatagatatagggacagagaaagcgactttgttttaactatgtagtgatacaacatgtttagttattgttttagctattttttttaatattgtttatttgtattgtactgttggtttcccttataaataaataaaatataataagattATAATACATACTAATTCTATTGTACTTCATATATTTTTACAGACGTCACCAAAGGAAGCCAGCGGAAAGAAAGTGAAAGtcaaataagaaaaagaaaattagaaGATGTTGGTGAGTTTTGTATTATTAACTCCATCTACTTATAGCACCACTTTTAACGATTGGTCAATaagtattaatgtaatttttttgttttagatgtTACACCACGGAAAAGGAAGCTCTTAAGTGAATTGAGAAAAACAAAGTGCACATTGGCATCATTAAAAAAGAGCGCGAAACTAATAGACAATTTATCGTCAGAGTTTCTAAAAGAAATTGTCACGTCTGCGTTGATAAATCAAAAGCGTAAGTCACAAGGCAAACGCTggactattaaaaataaaatatcagcaTTAGCCATCTTCAAGCGTTCACCAAAAGCTTACCGATATCTGCGATATCTCGCACCATTTCCGAGTATCAAAACATtgcaaaaattaatgaaaaaaatacctGTTGAGCCAGGTTTAAATACAGCTGTACTTGACCACCTGAAAAAACTAGCtcccattaaaaaaataagagcaAAATTATGTTCGCTAGTCTTTGATGAAATAGCGTTAAAAGAAAGGTTAACTTATAGCGAAGCCACAGATAAAGTGGAAGGGTTTATCGATTATGGATATGAGAGGAAAGATGAGCTAGCAAATCATGCCTTAGTCTTCATGTTACAAGGTATTGGGAGAAAAATTAAACAACCGCTGGCATTCTATTTCATAAGAGGCACAGTATCTTCAGAAAAATTAGCAGTTTTAATAAAAgatataattaaagaaattactAACTCGGGATTTCAAGTTTTATCAACAATATGTGATCAAGCGCCCACCAATATGGGAGCATTAAGTCTGTTAAAGGAGTGGAACAATGGTGgacataattattttgaatttgaaaataaaaaaatttatataatttatgatattccacatttattaaaatcactgagaaataactttttaaaacaAGGATTTCTGAAAATGGGAGAATTGAAAGGTCAATGGAGCCATTTAGTTGAGGTAGAGGAACGAAATAgaaattttttatatcttagcaAACTCAAATCAACTCATGTACAACCAAAGTACAGAGCTAAAATGAAAGTTAAGTATGCCGCACAAATATTTAGCCAAACAGTGGCTGCTGTTCTTAAATTATTAGCTACGAATGTGGAAAATGTACACCGATCAGATGAAATATTACAGACTGCtttgttaattgaaaaattcaataaactttttgatTATACAAATGGGCCATCAGGACATGCTGACGTAAAAAAAGGTATACGGGAAAACGTATCTGCTAAAACTGACCATTTAGCTGTTTGGACAGAATATAGAAAGCAACTGTCTACTTTAACATTTTTCAACCATAATGGCGTGGAAGCAAAAAATGTAAAGTGTGTTCAAGGCTACATTATATCATTAAAATCGCTGCGTGATATTTGGCTGGAAGTTCAGGATTTAGGATATAAGTATTTGAATCTACGGCAGTTAAACCAGGATGCATTAGAAAATTTATTTGGGTTAATAAGACAGCATGGTCAAACAAACAAGCATCCGACGTGTTCTACATTTATAGCAGCTATGAAAACCTCTATAATATCAGGACTTACCGCCCCTCACAGCAAAAACTCCAATTGTGAAGAAGACAAAAAGGAACTCATGACGGATTTTCATGATTTAGTTTTTGGGTTTAAAGACGAAGATGATCAAGGTCAAGATATTAATGAGTCTCCTAGTCATGTTTCCacagaaaatgaaaatgaggaaGACAACCCGGTTCTCAGTATAcctgaagaagaagaatataaagAAATAGTATGTGACCTAGCAAAAATTTCAAATCAACCAGTGGTCTATATAAGTGGATATCTAGCTTctgttattctaaaaaaaaatgattgccAGGTCTGTAGAGAAACTTTGACAGTTGCAGATCCAGAGGAAAATAAGAtttatgatttaattaaattaagggAGTGGTGGCAAGATAAGAAATGTTTGACATATCCATCATTGCAGTTGTGTCAAACTGTACACACTGCGGTTACAAATTTTGAACAGTTTTGTATCCCTAACCtacataataacaatatttgCCAGTGGAcaattactatattttattcaaattgtaaTACAGAGTGGCTATGCATTAATCATCGTCAACAAATGTCAGACTTATTGTTTACAAAATTGGCTCTAATGCTGATTCGGCGACAGTGccagataattaatttaaagcaaGTTTCAAAGGAAGAGGATTTGGCGGACGCGAACAAAAGGGGTCAACAATATGGTGTTTCAAGATAATTacataattagtttttatttgttttttgtagaAAGAAGTTAACTTCGGGTTTGAGTTcaaaaaaagtatacatttagaGATTtagaactttatttttttactattataaaatagaagtttttaaaaatttactctTCAAATGGAAATAGAAacgaattgttttttatttagcacaaaaattttcaaaaccTAGTTCGttataacattataaaacaaGGTTGAAAACCTCTACATGTATACTTATTGTACCTTgcataaaattaagtaaatattggtttatattgtaaaataaaaattaaacatttccgatacaaacttaaaattttttgTAAGCGTTAAAATTCTACttacaaatttcattaaaattatactaagtaataaaacattgttttatttcttttaaaataataaagtttttatttcaatatgcaATCCTTGCCTGCATTCGATATCGACAAAAATATCGATAATATTCGCATCATTATTTATTGGACATCGATATTAATGCCCATCACTATTTTTGACAGTGGTAGGATTTTTGTAGTCTGTGGTTGTTTTAATGTTGTCACCAGATCGGATCTGATCCCatacattttcattttgtaaCGTTTACTATGAAGTGCGGACTCTTATAACGTAGTGATTATATACTCTTTGACTGGAAACTATTTTTTCTATCTTTCTACCTATCTCTATTCTCTCGTACAACCAatttttagggattttatgacctggtaactaagacctttaggtcaagtcttttattaaataattttaatgaaatcttttttatatgaagaatgatattatgaaatgaaattaagttgtttaatatgaaacatggtatgaaatgaaatgaaaacgaaatgaaatataatctcagtaaaatggtggtcatttactgagactttttcagttgactttttggaggatcccgagaagttacgtttagcggctttgtttcatttccccacatttgtgcactttcacagatattaaacagttaataaaccgccGCATTACACATTTacacctgaagaaacactaaatagacaaaataaaaaaatcacacaacttcactcctcgcgttcccgccaagaaGTTTATAGCATAGATTAATatcacaaattaataaattaggtatttagtagatatctacaactcgaccaagctaagtttgcacctcgctGGAATGCAGTGGTCCGCCCGCTTCCCCGCTCACCTTCCCGCGATCGCCCTGTCGCGTCAGTACGGTTAGCATCTTTGTCGCCGACACGCATCATACGAGTTTTGGTCTCCCTATacgttgaattttaaatttttgaactgttcttgttaggttttttgttgaagtttagttatattattggactattttt
Coding sequences:
- the LOC119630429 gene encoding uncharacterized protein LOC119630429 isoform X1 translates to MPDTHRTCEVCGIKERHLTEKRFFARFPLDVNRCKQWVKMVGKEDLAYLQVHMLHDLKHVCEAHFSRRDFTKSKKRLKKRAVPKLNLTLPPLRDEILLQFLQLNSQADVTPQGQFEVQAVPSALMPASSSQPSGLEKTDVTPQGQFEVQAVPCTSMPTSSSQSSSLEKNVTKGSQRKESESQIRKRKLEDVDVTPRKRKLLSELRKTKCTLASLKKSAKLIDNLSSEFLKEIVTSALINQKRKSQGKRWTIKNKISALAIFKRSPKAYRYLRYLAPFPSIKTLQKLMKKIPVEPGLNTAVLDHLKKLAPIKKIRAKLCSLVFDEIALKERLTYSEATDKVEGFIDYGYERKDELANHALVFMLQGIGRKIKQPLAFYFIRGTVSSEKLAVLIKDIIKEITNSGFQVLSTICDQAPTNMGALSLLKEWNNGGHNYFEFENKKIYIIYDIPHLLKSLRNNFLKQGFLKMGELKGQWSHLVEVEERNRNFLYLSKLKSTHVQPKYRAKMKVKYAAQIFSQTVAAVLKLLATNVENVHRSDEILQTALLIEKFNKLFDYTNGPSGHADVKKGIRENVSAKTDHLAVWTEYRKQLSTLTFFNHNGVEAKNVKCVQGYIISLKSLRDIWLEVQDLGYKYLNLRQLNQDALENLFGLIRQHGQTNKHPTCSTFIAAMKTSIISGLTAPHSKNSNCEEDKKELMTDFHDLVFGFKDEDDQGQDINESPSHVSTENENEEDNPVLSIPEEEEYKEIVCDLAKISNQPVVYISGYLASVILKKNDCQVCRETLTVADPEENKIYDLIKLREWWQDKKCLTYPSLQLCQTVHTAVTNFEQFCIPNLHNNNICQWTITIFYSNCNTEWLCINHRQQMSDLLFTKLALMLIRRQCQIINLKQVSKEEDLADANKRGQQYGVSR
- the LOC119630429 gene encoding uncharacterized protein LOC119630429 isoform X2; this encodes MSIGECKQWVKMVGKEDLAYLQVHMLHDLKHVCEAHFSRRDFTKSKKRLKKRAVPKLNLTLPPLRDEILLQFLQLNSQADVTPQGQFEVQAVPSALMPASSSQPSGLEKTDVTPQGQFEVQAVPCTSMPTSSSQSSSLEKNVTKGSQRKESESQIRKRKLEDVDVTPRKRKLLSELRKTKCTLASLKKSAKLIDNLSSEFLKEIVTSALINQKRKSQGKRWTIKNKISALAIFKRSPKAYRYLRYLAPFPSIKTLQKLMKKIPVEPGLNTAVLDHLKKLAPIKKIRAKLCSLVFDEIALKERLTYSEATDKVEGFIDYGYERKDELANHALVFMLQGIGRKIKQPLAFYFIRGTVSSEKLAVLIKDIIKEITNSGFQVLSTICDQAPTNMGALSLLKEWNNGGHNYFEFENKKIYIIYDIPHLLKSLRNNFLKQGFLKMGELKGQWSHLVEVEERNRNFLYLSKLKSTHVQPKYRAKMKVKYAAQIFSQTVAAVLKLLATNVENVHRSDEILQTALLIEKFNKLFDYTNGPSGHADVKKGIRENVSAKTDHLAVWTEYRKQLSTLTFFNHNGVEAKNVKCVQGYIISLKSLRDIWLEVQDLGYKYLNLRQLNQDALENLFGLIRQHGQTNKHPTCSTFIAAMKTSIISGLTAPHSKNSNCEEDKKELMTDFHDLVFGFKDEDDQGQDINESPSHVSTENENEEDNPVLSIPEEEEYKEIVCDLAKISNQPVVYISGYLASVILKKNDCQVCRETLTVADPEENKIYDLIKLREWWQDKKCLTYPSLQLCQTVHTAVTNFEQFCIPNLHNNNICQWTITIFYSNCNTEWLCINHRQQMSDLLFTKLALMLIRRQCQIINLKQVSKEEDLADANKRGQQYGVSR
- the LOC119630429 gene encoding uncharacterized protein LOC119630429 isoform X3, translating into MPDTHRTCEVCGIKERHLTEKRFFARFPLDVNRCKQWVKMVGKEDLAYLQVHMLHDLKHVCEAHFSRRDFTKSKKRLKKRAVPKLNLTLPPLRDEILLQFLQLNSQADVTPQGQFEVQAVPCTSMPTSSSQSSSLEKNVTKGSQRKESESQIRKRKLEDVDVTPRKRKLLSELRKTKCTLASLKKSAKLIDNLSSEFLKEIVTSALINQKRKSQGKRWTIKNKISALAIFKRSPKAYRYLRYLAPFPSIKTLQKLMKKIPVEPGLNTAVLDHLKKLAPIKKIRAKLCSLVFDEIALKERLTYSEATDKVEGFIDYGYERKDELANHALVFMLQGIGRKIKQPLAFYFIRGTVSSEKLAVLIKDIIKEITNSGFQVLSTICDQAPTNMGALSLLKEWNNGGHNYFEFENKKIYIIYDIPHLLKSLRNNFLKQGFLKMGELKGQWSHLVEVEERNRNFLYLSKLKSTHVQPKYRAKMKVKYAAQIFSQTVAAVLKLLATNVENVHRSDEILQTALLIEKFNKLFDYTNGPSGHADVKKGIRENVSAKTDHLAVWTEYRKQLSTLTFFNHNGVEAKNVKCVQGYIISLKSLRDIWLEVQDLGYKYLNLRQLNQDALENLFGLIRQHGQTNKHPTCSTFIAAMKTSIISGLTAPHSKNSNCEEDKKELMTDFHDLVFGFKDEDDQGQDINESPSHVSTENENEEDNPVLSIPEEEEYKEIVCDLAKISNQPVVYISGYLASVILKKNDCQVCRETLTVADPEENKIYDLIKLREWWQDKKCLTYPSLQLCQTVHTAVTNFEQFCIPNLHNNNICQWTITIFYSNCNTEWLCINHRQQMSDLLFTKLALMLIRRQCQIINLKQVSKEEDLADANKRGQQYGVSR